Proteins encoded within one genomic window of Natator depressus isolate rNatDep1 chromosome 1, rNatDep2.hap1, whole genome shotgun sequence:
- the LOC141980496 gene encoding olfactory receptor 52N2-like: protein MAVFNLTPSDGSTFMLMGIPGLEAAHVWISIPFSTFYIISLLGNFMVLFVVGKEQTLHKPMYLLLCMLALTDISMSSSVIPKALCIFWFKLEVITVSGCLTQMFFFHTGTGMHSAILVTMAFDRYVAICNPLRYATILTNKRIAKLGLVGLVRAVLFALPLPLLLSRQPFCANRIIPHTYCDHMAVAKMSCGDITVNRMYGLVIPFVINLLDLTLIALSYGLIIRAVLRISSKKAHQKALNTCTAHICVMMMSYLSVLFSTVTHRYGQGIAPHIHIIMANLYFLLPTTLNPIIYGAKTKELCEKVGKYTCRMYSLGGH from the coding sequence ATGGCAGTTTTCAATCTCACCCCGTCTGACGGTTCAACATTCATGCTTATGGGTATCCCTGGCCTGGAGGCTGCCCACgtctggatttccatccctttctctaCATTCTACATTATCAGCCTGTTGGGAAATTTCATGGTTCTGTttgttgtaggcaaagagcagacCCTCCACAAGccgatgtacctgctgctctgcatgctggcgcTCACAGACATCAGTATGTCTAGCTCTGTCATACCAaaggcactgtgtatattttggttcaaaTTGGAAGTTATTACGGTGAGTGGCTGtctcacccagatgttcttctTTCACACGGGGACTGGGATGCACTCAGCCATCCTTGTGACAATGGCCTTCGATCGCTAtgttgccatatgtaaccctctgagatatgcCACCATCCTCACCAACAAAAGAATAGCTAAGCTTGGGCTAGTGGGTTTGGTAAGAGCTGTTCTctttgctctgcccctgcccctgctcctgagcaggcagccattctgtgccaaccgCATTATCCCCCATACATACTGCGACCACATGGCTGTGGCAAAGATGTCATGTGGGGACATCACAGTGAACAGGATGTATGGCTTGGTGATACCATTTGTAATCAACTTGTTAGACCTGACACTCATTGCCCTCTCCTACGGTCTGATCATCAGGGCTGTCCTCAGAATCTCCTCCAAGAAAGCCCaccagaaagccctcaacacctgcacagcTCACATCTGTGTGATGATGATGTCTTATCTTTCCGTCCTCTTCTCCACTGTGACACACCGGTATGGTCAGGGCATCGCTCCCCACATTCACATCATCATGGCTAACCTctatttcctcctccccaccacactcAACCCCATCATTTATGGGGCCAAAACCAAAGAGCTTTGCGAGAAAGTGGGCAAATACACCTGCAGAATGTACTCACTTGGGGGCCACTGA